The following are encoded in a window of Bacteroidota bacterium genomic DNA:
- the arsS gene encoding arsenosugar biosynthesis radical SAM (seleno)protein ArsS (Some members of this family are selenoproteins.) produces MPTADPGFIDLTVLSRELLVDAEGAGPKRTTSLHGRRTPLAAPAAQFRALNAARIAGGPTGTGNFGADLAASGWPRLTAAPLEIFQVNIGKLCNMVCRHCHVDSGPDRVRENMDRETVDACLAAIDQIMAAPGSALHTVDLTGGAPELNPHFEYFVEEAVQRGLHVIDRCNLTILLVRRCRHLPEWFAERGVEVACSLPHYRKLGTDAQRGDGTYEKSIKALRRLNEAGYGQGDPKRVLTLVTNPVGAFLAGNQESLEDEWKAALAKNHGVSFDRLFALNNMPMSRYLEWLLEKGMTESYLERLVGAFNAATIDGLMCRNTISVSWDGRLFDCDFNQQLEMDAAIPFGHIGDFDLGAWQARSVLTARHCYGCTAGSGSSCGGATT; encoded by the coding sequence ATGCCTACCGCCGACCCCGGCTTCATCGACCTCACCGTTCTCAGCCGCGAGCTGCTCGTCGATGCCGAGGGGGCGGGCCCGAAGCGCACGACGAGCCTCCACGGGCGTCGCACCCCGCTGGCCGCGCCGGCGGCGCAGTTCCGCGCCCTCAACGCCGCCCGCATCGCCGGCGGCCCGACCGGCACCGGCAACTTCGGGGCCGACCTCGCCGCGAGCGGGTGGCCCCGCCTCACGGCCGCCCCGCTCGAGATCTTCCAGGTCAACATCGGCAAGCTGTGCAACATGGTCTGCCGCCACTGCCATGTGGACTCGGGGCCGGACCGCGTCCGGGAGAACATGGACCGCGAGACGGTCGACGCCTGCCTCGCGGCGATTGACCAGATCATGGCCGCCCCGGGGAGCGCGCTCCACACCGTGGACCTCACCGGCGGCGCGCCCGAGCTGAACCCGCACTTCGAGTACTTCGTCGAGGAGGCCGTGCAGCGCGGCCTCCACGTCATCGACCGCTGCAACCTCACGATCCTCCTCGTCCGCCGCTGCCGTCACCTGCCGGAGTGGTTCGCCGAGCGCGGGGTCGAGGTGGCGTGCTCGCTCCCCCACTACCGCAAGCTCGGCACCGACGCCCAGCGCGGCGACGGGACCTACGAGAAGTCGATCAAGGCGCTGCGCAGGCTCAACGAGGCCGGCTACGGGCAGGGCGACCCGAAGCGCGTCCTCACGCTCGTCACCAACCCCGTCGGTGCGTTCCTGGCCGGCAACCAAGAATCGCTGGAGGACGAGTGGAAGGCCGCGCTTGCCAAGAACCACGGCGTGTCGTTCGACCGGCTCTTCGCGCTCAACAACATGCCGATGTCGCGCTACCTCGAGTGGCTGCTGGAGAAGGGCATGACCGAGTCCTACCTCGAACGCCTCGTCGGAGCCTTCAACGCCGCCACGATCGACGGGCTGATGTGCCGCAACACGATCTCGGTGAGCTGGGACGGGCGGCTCTTCGACTGCGACTTCAACCAGCAGCTCGAGATGGACGCCGCGATCCCGTTCGGCCACATCGGCGACTTCGACCTCGGCGCGTGGCAGGCCCGCTCTGTCCTCACGGCGCGGCACTGCTACGGCTGCACGGCCGGCTCCGGCTCCTCCTGCGGCGGCGCGACGACCTGA
- a CDS encoding diacylglycerol kinase family protein translates to MPVRSLAVILNPAAGNRRAGRERARLEAALGAAGLPFEVFVTERPNHAAALARRAAERFDAVVAAGGDGTLQEVASGLFGTDGGTVLGVIPLGTGNDFARLLGVPKRPEAAVPALLGGEIAPVDAGVVRWREQGETRRHDALFVNAVGIGFDALVAAEAARTKWVRGVSGYVAAVLRTLRLWTQPEVEVRSVGAEGTVPENREPLFLASVGNGTAVGGGFRLTPEAQPDDGVLDLCFVAGPLSLARILVLMPKAIRGRHLGEPEVSMRRVRHLALRTEAGLPIHVDGEVLTRSAAEVEVEVQPGAFRMLRPGLNAGR, encoded by the coding sequence TCTCAACCCGGCCGCCGGGAATCGCCGCGCCGGCCGGGAGCGCGCCCGGCTAGAGGCGGCCCTGGGCGCGGCTGGGCTGCCGTTCGAGGTCTTCGTCACGGAGCGCCCAAACCACGCCGCCGCTCTTGCTCGGCGCGCGGCCGAGCGCTTCGACGCGGTCGTGGCCGCCGGGGGCGACGGGACGTTGCAGGAGGTCGCCTCCGGCCTCTTCGGCACGGACGGTGGGACTGTGCTCGGCGTGATCCCGCTCGGGACCGGGAACGACTTCGCCCGCCTCCTTGGCGTCCCGAAGCGCCCCGAGGCGGCCGTCCCGGCGCTGCTCGGTGGCGAGATCGCGCCGGTCGATGCGGGCGTCGTACGGTGGCGCGAGCAGGGAGAGACCCGCCGGCACGATGCCTTGTTCGTCAACGCTGTCGGGATCGGGTTCGACGCGCTCGTAGCCGCGGAGGCGGCGCGGACGAAGTGGGTGCGCGGCGTCTCGGGCTACGTCGCCGCCGTGCTCCGCACGCTGCGCCTGTGGACGCAGCCGGAGGTCGAGGTGCGGAGCGTCGGGGCCGAGGGGACCGTGCCGGAGAACCGTGAGCCACTCTTCCTGGCATCTGTCGGCAACGGCACCGCCGTCGGCGGAGGCTTCCGGCTCACCCCGGAGGCGCAACCCGACGACGGCGTGCTCGACCTGTGCTTCGTCGCCGGGCCGCTCTCGCTGGCGCGCATCTTGGTCCTGATGCCGAAGGCTATCCGGGGCCGCCACCTCGGCGAACCCGAAGTCTCCATGCGCCGGGTCCGGCACCTCGCACTCCGCACCGAGGCCGGTCTACCCATCCACGTCGATGGCGAGGTGCTGACCCGCTCTGCCGCCGAGGTCGAGGTGGAGGTGCAGCCCGGCGCGTTTCGGATGCTGCGGCCGGGGCTGAACGCGGGAAGATAG